From the Streptomyces sp. NBC_00390 genome, the window CGCCTGGGTGGGTTCCGAAGGCGCGGCCGACGCCTTCGCCGCCGGGGTCGACGAGGTGATCGACCTGGAAGGCGCCCTGGTCACCCCGGCCTTCACGGACGCGCATGTCCACACCACGGCGACCGGACTGGCCCTCACCGGCCTCGATCTGTCCGGCGCCGCCTCGCTCGCCGAGGCGGACGCTCTCGTACGGGAGTACGCGGCGGCCCGTCCCGGCGACCGGGTCCTGATCGGCCACGGCTGGGACGCCTCCCGCTGGCCCGAGCGGCGGCCGCCGCGCCGCGCCGACCTCGACGAAGCCACCGGCGGGCGGCCGCTCTATCTGACCCGCATCGACGTCCACTCCGCCGTCGTCACCACGGCCCTGCTGGATCTGGTGCCCGGTGTCCGGTCGATGAGCGGCTTCCGGGACGGCGAGCCGCTCACGGGCGACGCCCACCACGCCGTTCGTGCGGCCGCCTATGCCGGGCTCGCCCCGCTGCAGCGCACCGAGGCACAGCGCGCCGCGCTGCGGCACGCCGCCTCGCTCGGCGTCGGAACCGTCCATGAGTGCGGCGGGCCCGACATCTCCTCCGAGGACGATTTCACCGGACTGCTGAAGCTGGCGGCCGACGAGCCGGGTCCGCGGGTCGTCGGCTACTGGGCCGACCTGGACGTCGAGCGTGCGCGGGCCCTGGGGGCCCTGGGGGCGGCAGGGGACCTCTTCGTCGACGGTTCGCTCGGCTCGCACACGGCCTGCCTCCACGAGCCGTATGCCGACGCGGCACACAACGGCACGGCCCGCCTCGACACGGCGGCCGTCGCGGAGCATGTCATCGCCTGTACCGAGGCCGGGCTCCAGGCGGGCTTCCACGCGATCGGCGACGCGGCGGTCACCTCCGTGGCCGAGGGGATGAAGGCCGCCGCCGAAAAGCTCGGCCTGTCCCGCGTCCGCGCTGCCCGACACCGGGTCGAGCACGCCGAAATGCTCACGCCCGAAACGATCGCGGCCTTTGTGGAGTTCGGCCTCACCGCCTCCGTGCAGCCCGCCTTCGACGCCGCCTGGGGCGGGGAGGCGGGCATGTACGCCGAGCGCCTCGGCGCCGCGCGGGCCCGCACCCTGAACCCGTACGCGGCGCTTCTGCGGGCCGGGGTCCCCCTGGCTTTCGGCTCGGACAGTCCCGTGACCCCGCTCGACCCGTGGGGAACCGTCCGGGCGGCCGCGTTCCACCGCACGCCCGAGCACCGGGTGTCGGCGCGGGCCGCTTTCACCGCCCACACCCGGGGCGGCTGGCGCGCCGTCGGCCGTGACGACGCCGGGGTGCTCGTGCCCGGCGCGCCGGCCGACTACGCGGTCTGGCGCACCGACGAACTGGTGGTGCAGGCGCCCGACGACCGGGTCGCACGCTGGTCCACCGACCCCCGCTCCGGCACCCCTGGCCTGCCCGATCTCACTCCCGGGACCGAGCTGCCGGAGTGTCTGCGAACAGTGGTCCGCGGGCGCACCGTCTTCGCAACGCCGAACGGGTGACGTACGGACATTCCGCACCACCCGCCGGTGCGCACCGAGCTCCGCCGCGACCTGCGGATCTTCGTCGCTGACCTGGTCGTTCGACCAATCCTCGCTGCTCGGGCGACTGTTGACAGCGAGCGCCCACCGGCCGGTAGGTTCGGCCGAGTCCACCACAGGACGTCCGTCCGGCAGACCTTCCACGCAGTCGTCGACCGCCGCTGGGCCATGGGGTGGTGTGCCGCACCGGCGCACCACCACTGGGAGCCAGGTCCAGTGCTCGCGCCTCGGGGGCAGAGGGAAGGTTTCAGCCGTGCGGCAGGTGTGACCCGGGTAGGGCCCGGCGTTCAGTAGACAACGGCTCTCGGTCGACCCGCAGCCAGCGGGCGCCAGGTCGGCCCGAAGGACGCCGGGTCCGATCCGCTGCCGCACCCCGCCGCCTCCCACCGCACCGCCTGCATGGCCGCTTCTGTCCGCTGCGTTCCGCCGCCCTGCCAAGGAGTCCGCCTCCGGTCCGTGCCGACGCAGGCGCTCTCGACACGCTCGCTATGGTGGGGCTCTGTGCACGGACCGAAGGGGCAGCAGTGAACGACGGTGGTGGGGTTCCCCGTGGCGGAGTCCAGGAGCGGCGGTACGGCCCGCTCGGCAAGGCCCTGGTGATCATCCCGACCTACAACGAGGCCGAGAACATCCAGGCGATCGTCTCGCGGGTGCGCGCCGCCGTGCCCGATGCCGACGTGCTCGTCGCCGATGACAACAGCCCCGACGGGACGGGCAAGTTCGCCGACGAGATCGCGGTCCAGGACGAGCAGGTGCAGGTACTGCACCGCAAGGGCAAGGAAGGCCTCGGGGCGGCCTACCTCGCGGGCTTCGCCTGGGGCATCGAGCGCGGTTACGGCGTCCTGGTCGAGATGGACGCCGACGGCTCCCACCAGCCCGAAGAGCTGCCCAGGCTGCTGACCGCGCTCAAGGGCGCCGACCTCGTCCTCGGCTCCCGCTGGGTTCCGGGCGGCCGGGTCGTCAACTGGCCCAGGCACCGCGAGTTCCTCTCCCGCGGCGGCAGCACCTACTCCCGTCTGCTGCTCGGTGTGCCCATCCGGGACGTCACCGGAGGCTTCCGGGCCTTCCGCGCCGAGACCCTCCAGGGGCTCGGCCTCACGGAGGTGGCCTCCCAGGGGTACTGCTTCCAGGTCGACCTGGCCCGCCGCGCGGTGGCCGCCGGCTACCACGTCGTCGAGGTACCCATCACCTTCGTCGAACGCGAACTCGGCGACTCCAAGATGAGCCGGGACATCGTTGTGGAAGCCCTGTGGCGGGTCACCGCGTGGGGTGTGGGGGACCGGGCGAACCGGCTGCTGGGCCGCAAACCCCTGTCCGGATCACCGGATTCCCGCTCTCCGCGATCTTCCTGATCACCCGCTTACGCCGATCGGCCGGACGCCCAGGCACACTGGGGGGCATGACGACCGGCGCACCGCCCCCTACAGCCCCCAGGCGCTCGCGCGCCCGCACCTTCCTGCCGCTCGGCATCGCCGCCTGGCTGGTCCTGGAGATCTGGCTGCTGACCGTCGTGGCAGACGTGGCCGGTGGGCTCACCGTCCTCGTCCTGCTGGTCGGCGCCGGCGTGCTCGGGGCCGTGGTGATCAAGCGGGCCGGACGCCGTGCGTTCACCAGTCTCACCGAGACACTCCAGCAGCAGACCGGCCAGGCCCCGCCCACGTCGGCCACCCCGCCGCGCAGCGAGGGCAACGGCTTTCTGATGCTCGGCGGACTGCTGCTGATGCTGCCCGGCCTGATCTCGGACGCGGTGGGGCTGCTCCTGCTGCTGAAGCCGGTCCGTGCCCGGCTCGGGCGGTACACGGAGAAGTCGCTGGACCGCCGGATGAGCGCCGCGGCGCCCGGCGGCTTCGGCGATGTCTTCCAGCAGGCGAGGATCCACCGGCCGGACGGCAAGATCGTCCAGGGCGAGGTCATCAGGAACGAGGAAGCGGCCGCGAGCCGCCACGAGGAGCAGGGCCCGAGGCCGCCGCTGACGC encodes:
- a CDS encoding amidohydrolase, coding for MTESTAPQSEHRTVLLRGGEVHSPADPFATAMVVEKGHVAWVGSEGAADAFAAGVDEVIDLEGALVTPAFTDAHVHTTATGLALTGLDLSGAASLAEADALVREYAAARPGDRVLIGHGWDASRWPERRPPRRADLDEATGGRPLYLTRIDVHSAVVTTALLDLVPGVRSMSGFRDGEPLTGDAHHAVRAAAYAGLAPLQRTEAQRAALRHAASLGVGTVHECGGPDISSEDDFTGLLKLAADEPGPRVVGYWADLDVERARALGALGAAGDLFVDGSLGSHTACLHEPYADAAHNGTARLDTAAVAEHVIACTEAGLQAGFHAIGDAAVTSVAEGMKAAAEKLGLSRVRAARHRVEHAEMLTPETIAAFVEFGLTASVQPAFDAAWGGEAGMYAERLGAARARTLNPYAALLRAGVPLAFGSDSPVTPLDPWGTVRAAAFHRTPEHRVSARAAFTAHTRGGWRAVGRDDAGVLVPGAPADYAVWRTDELVVQAPDDRVARWSTDPRSGTPGLPDLTPGTELPECLRTVVRGRTVFATPNG
- a CDS encoding polyprenol monophosphomannose synthase, whose translation is MNDGGGVPRGGVQERRYGPLGKALVIIPTYNEAENIQAIVSRVRAAVPDADVLVADDNSPDGTGKFADEIAVQDEQVQVLHRKGKEGLGAAYLAGFAWGIERGYGVLVEMDADGSHQPEELPRLLTALKGADLVLGSRWVPGGRVVNWPRHREFLSRGGSTYSRLLLGVPIRDVTGGFRAFRAETLQGLGLTEVASQGYCFQVDLARRAVAAGYHVVEVPITFVERELGDSKMSRDIVVEALWRVTAWGVGDRANRLLGRKPLSGSPDSRSPRSS
- the fxsA gene encoding FxsA family membrane protein; amino-acid sequence: MTTGAPPPTAPRRSRARTFLPLGIAAWLVLEIWLLTVVADVAGGLTVLVLLVGAGVLGAVVIKRAGRRAFTSLTETLQQQTGQAPPTSATPPRSEGNGFLMLGGLLLMLPGLISDAVGLLLLLKPVRARLGRYTEKSLDRRMSAAAPGGFGDVFQQARIHRPDGKIVQGEVIRNEEAAASRHEEQGPRPPLTP